Below is a genomic region from Phragmitibacter flavus.
TGGCCCATGCGCTCGCGACGGACGCGGCTGAGGGTCACTTCAACACCGCAGCGATCGCAGATCACGCCTTTGTGTTTGATGCGTTTATACTTGCCGCAGGCGCACTCCCAGTCCCGGGTGGGTCCGAAGATACGTTCGCAGAACAAGCCGCCTTTTTCGGGCTTGAACGTGCGGTAGTTGATGGTTTCTGGGTTCTTCACTTCGCCATTGCTCCAGGACCGGATGCGGTCTGGGGAGGCGACGGTGATGGACACCATATCAAATCCGCCGGTCTTGTGCGACTCGCCGAAGAGTTCCTTCAAGTGATTGTCAAAGCTAATTTCTTGCATGGGATGAATCGGTGGTTTGAAGGTTACTTACTTACATGCCAACGGCAGCAGAAGGAGTGAATCCACCAAGGATCTCCTCTTGTCCGGTCTCGCGGTTGACGACTTTGACGTCGAGGCCGAGGGACTGCATTTCTTTGATGAGCACGTTGAAGGATTCCGGGGTGCCGGCTTCCAGTGAGTTGTCGCCTTTGACGATGGATTCGTAGATGCGGGTGCGTCCTTGAACATCGTCGGATTTGACGGTGAGAAGTTCCTGAAGGGTGTAGGCGGCGCCGTAGGCTTCGAGCGCCCAGACCTCCATTTCCCCGAAACGCTGACCACCATATTGGGCTTTACCACCGAGCGGTTGCTGGGTGACGAGCGAGTAAGGTCCGACCGCACGGGCGTGGATCTTATCGGCGACCAAGTGGGCGAGTTTCAGCATGTAGATGTAACCCACCACGACTTCGAGGGCGAAGGCTTCGCCGGTGCGGCCGTCGATGAGTTTGCTTTTGCCGTTGAGGCCGATCCATTCAAAACCGGGAACCTGTTTCGCCTGGGCGAGGTATTCCATGATTTTGGGTTCCTTAATCCCATCGAACACAGGGGTGGCGACGGTGAAACCGAGGGCCTTGGCAGCAACGCCAAGGTGGGTTTCAAGCACCTGTCCGACGTTCATACGGGATGGCACGCCGAGTGGGTTCAAGCAGATGTCGACAGGAGTTCCGTCTTCGAGGAACGGCATGTCTTCTTCTGGAACGATGGTGGCGACAACGCCTTTGTTACCGTGACGTCCGGCCATTTTGTCACCGACGCTGAGTTTGCGTTTGCTGGCGATGAAGACGCGCACCTGTTTGATGACGCCGCTCTCCATTTCTTCGCCTTGCTCGATGCGGTCGAGGGAACGTTCACGCTCGATGTCCGCTTCGTCGAATTTGGTTTCGAACGCCGCGATGATGTCCATGATCTTGTTGCGGATCGGGGACTGGTCGATTTCCACCGTGCGGTAGTTTTCAGCAAGGGTGCGAAGAAGGGTCTTGGTGATCTTCTTGTTGGCGCTGATGATGACTTCGCCGGTTTCGCCGTTGACCACGTCGAGGTTGATCTTCTCGTTGAGCAGGATCTCGGAAAGTTTTTCCGTGAGCTGTTCGGTGAGTTGTTCGACCTTGGTTTTGTGTTCTTCGGTGATGATTTTGAGCTGCTTCTTCTGCTCGGCAGGAGAAAGACGCTCTTTGTCGGCGCCGGTGCGGGAGGACACACGGACATCCATGACGATGCCGGTGCAGCCGGATGGCACACGCAGGGAGGTGTCTTTAACGTCAGCGGCTTTTTCACCGAAGATGGCGCGCAGGAGGCGTTCTTCAGGAGCCAGTTCGGTTTCGGATTTCGGAGTGATCTTGCCGACGAGGATGTCGCCAGGTTTCACTTCGGCACCGATGCGCACGACGCCGTCGGCGCCGAGGTTACGAAGGGCTTCGTCACCGACGTTCGGGATGTCCCGGGTGATCTCTTCAGGGCCGAGTTTGGTGTCGCGGGCTCCAACTTCAAAATCTTCGATGTGGATCGAGGTATAGATGTCCTCTTTCACCACACGACGGCTGATGACGATGGCATCTTCGAAGTTGTAACCGTTCCAAGGCATGAACGCGACGAGCATGTTGCGTCCGACGGCGAGTTCGCCGTGGTCGGTGCAAGGACCGTCAGCGATCACGTCGCCTTTTTTGATCTTCTGGCCGCGCTCAACAAGAGGGCGCTGGTTGACGCAGGTGCCGGCGTTGGAACGCATGAACTTGCGCAGCGGATAGAAATGCACGCCTTTTTCCGGATCGGTGTGAACCTTGTTAGGATCGGCGGCAAAAGCTTTCTCGGTGATCGGAAGCTGACCGTCTTTGGTGGTGATGATGAAGTCAGCGGTGGCGCTGGCAACCACGCCTGGGGCGTCGGCCACGATCACGGACTGGGAGTCACGAGCGGCTTTGCCTTCCATGCCGGAACCGACGAGCGGTGCTTCGGCTTGAAGAAGAGGCACACCCTGACGCATCATGTTCGAACCCATGAGGGCGCGGTTGGCATCATCGTGCTCAAGGAACGGGATCAAGGAGGCGGCGACGGACACCATCTGCTTGGGCGAGACGTCCATGAGGGTCGTCTGGGTCGGCGGGACTTCCAAGAAGTCACCACGATAACGCACGGTGACGTGTTCGGTGACGAAGTTGCCTTTGTCATCAATTACGTTGTTGGCCTGCGCCACGTAATGGTTTTCTTCCATGTCCGCGGTGAGGTAGTCGATCTTGTCCGTGACAATACCGTTTTCCACCTTGCGGAAAGGAGTCTCGATGAACCCGAATTCGTTGATGCGGGCGTAGGAGCAGAGGGAGTTGATCAGACCGATGTTCGGACCTTCAGGGGTCTCAATCGGGCAGATACGGCCGTAGTGGGACGGATGAACGTCACGCACTTCGAAGCCGGCGCGGTCGCGGTTCAGACCACCAGGTCCAAGAGCGGACAAACGACGTTTGTGGGTCAGTTCAGCCAGAGGGTTGATCTGATCCATGAACTGGCTCAGCTGGGAACGGGCGAAGAAATCACGCACCACGGCGCTGAGCGCTTTCGGGTTGATGAGTTTCTGGGGCGTCATCACATCCATGTTCACGTCGAACAGGGTCATGCGCTCTTTGACCAGACGCTCGGTGCGGGCAAGACCCACGCGGCATTGGTTGGAAAGAAGTTCACCCACGGCCCGCACGCGACGGCTGCCAAGGTGATCAATGTCATCAAGAACACCTTCACCAGCGCGCAATTTGAAGAGGTAACGCAAGGCGGAAACGACATCTTCAGAGGTGAGGATGCGCTCATCAGGGCTTACTTTGATGCCAAGCTTCTGGTTGATTTTGTAACGACCGACGCGGGTCAGGTCATAACGTTTGGGATCGAAGAACAAACGCTTCACCAAAGCACGGGCGTTCGGGGCGGTTGGAGGATCTCCAGGGCGGAGACGACGGTAGATTTCCTTAAGGGCTTCATCTTCGTCGTGCGCAGGATCTTTGCGAAGCGAGGCGATGATGAGGTCGTCCTGGGTGGCGGTCACGCACTTGACGTGTTTGGTGCCAAGCTGGATCAACTGACGCACGATGCCCTGGGTAAGTGGCTCGTAGGCGCGGGCGACGATAAGTTCGCCGTCGAGGATGTCGTTGAAGATCACTTTCGAAGCGAGTTCTTCTTCGGTGAGGTTCTCACGAAGTTTGAGGTCTTCGATCGGATAGAACAACTTCAGGATGTCCTCGTCGCTTGGGTAGCCGATCACGCGCAGAAGCGTGGTGGCAAGGAATTTGCGACGACGACGACGACGGTCGAGGTAGACGTAAAGCAGATCGTTGGTGTCGAACTGGACTTCGAGCCAGGTGCCGCGGTCAGGAATGATGCGGAAGCCAAACAACCAGCGGCCATTGAGGTGCTGTTGAGTTTCGAAGCAGATACCAGGGGAACGGTGAAGCTGGGAAACGACGACGCGCTCGGCTCCGTTGATGACGAAGGTGCCGCGGGTGGTCATCATGGGCAGTTCGCCCATGTAAACGCGCTCTTGTTTGGCGCCGGCTTCGTCCTTCAGTTCATAGGTGACGTAAAGCGGGGCGCTGAAGCTTTCGGCTTCACGGATCGCTTGAAGCGGATTGAGCTTGGGTTCACCGATTTCATACTGGGTGAAGTTCAACGACATTTTGCCGTCGTAGCTGTCGATGGGGAATACTTCCCGGAAAACTGCCTGCAGACCGAGGTCCTTGCGCTTCGTGGGCGCAATGTCTTTTTGCATGAATTCTTCGTAGGACTTGATCTGAATCTCGATAAGATTCGGAGGTTCGACGACTTCTTTGATTTTGCCAAAATTAATGCGCTGGGACATAGACGGGGAGGCTGGGTGTGGCAACTACTGGACGGGGCAAAACCGGACAAACGTCCGGTGGTGAAGTGATTTGGGGCGGAGGCGATGGTGACCGGAATGGTCAACCGTCGCCGCCTATGTCAGGAGACAGAGACAAAAAGACCCACGGTTGCTGTTGCAGCCGCGGTGGTCACGCAAAGTTGCTTGATCGACGTTGACACTGTGGACCAAACGGAAGCGAGCCTGGGGAACGCGGGGTTTGGAGCAGTGAGTCGAAAGGGGCAGCATTTGCGGATGTTGATCTTCTTTGATGAGGATTGGCACTGCGCCGCCGCGATGGCGACGCAGCACAAGTTGGGACTTTGCGAAAACGCGAAATTATTTGATTTCTGCTTTGGCGCCGGCTGCTTCGATCTTTTTCTTGATCTCTTCAGCGACTTCCTTGGTAACACCTTGAGCGAGAGGCTGAGGAGCTTTTTCGACAAGGGCTTTGGCTTCAGCAAGGCCGAGGCCAGGAACCACTGCGCGAACTTCTTTAATCGCGGCGATTTTGTTGGAGCCAGCGTCGGTGAGGATGACGTCGAATTCGGTCTTCTCAGCAACGGCTTCAGCAGGGCCGGCGGCACCACCAGCGGCGGCAACGGCGACAGGAGCTGCGGCGCTAACGCCCCATTTGTCTTCAAGAGTTTTCACAAGTTCAGCGACTTCCAGGACGGTAAGGGCGCTGAGTTCATCTACGAGTTTGGTAAGGTCTGCCATAATATTATCTTTCAGTGTGTCCGTTGGGCGAAGCATCGCTCATTTTAAGGTCAGCAGCCGCTGATCCGGCAAGGAACTGGGTTGGTATTTTAACGGTTCAAACAGCGGTGAAGCTGCTATCTGATCAAAGGGTTGGAATAATCGATTAGAAATTTCAAATTTGAGATCTGAAATCTCCTTAAGCGGCTTTGTCGGCCTTGGCTTGAAGAACGCGTGCCAGGGAGGCGGCGGGTTCGTTGAGCAAACGGACGAGCGTGCTGGCCGGGGCTTGAAGGGTTCCAAGCAATTTGGCAAGCAAGATTTCGCGGGAAGGAAGATCGGCAAGAGCCTGGACGCCGGATGGCTCAAGGTATTGGCCGTCAAGCACACCACCTTTAACTTCGGGCTTCTGGAACTCTTTGGCGAAGGTCTTCATGACCTTGGCGGCAGCGCAGACGTCTTTTTCACCAGTCACAAAAGCGGACTGACCGGAGAGCACGCTGGCGAGCTTCTCTGGGTAACCGGCTTGTTCGGATGCTTTACGCACCAGGGTGTTTTTGTAGACGTGAAGCTCGGCACCAGCACCGCGAAGGCGCTTGCGGAGTTCGTCGAATTTATCCACGGTCAGCCCGGTGTAGTCCACCACAAGCAAGAACGGCGAAGCGTTCACCTTCTCAAGAAGGGCCGCAATCATCTCTGTTTTTTCAGCTTTCATCGTTGGTAGATTCTAAAGGTTAGGCAGCGGATTTGACGTATTTGGCGACATCCAAAGGAAGCGCAGGGGACATGGTGCCGGTGAGGGTGATGTTCTGGATGAACTTGCCTCTGGCGGTGGCGGGACGGGCGCGAACGACTGCGTCGATCAGGGCCTGGCCGTTTTGAGCGAGCTGCTCAGGAGTGAAAGCGGTTTTGCCGATGGCGGCGGCGATGTTGCCACCTTTGTCGAGTTTGAAGTCGGCGCGGCCTGCCTTGACGGCGTTGACCGCAGCAGCAGTGTCGTCGGTGACGGTGCCGGTTTTTGGGTTGGGCATCAAACCGCGAGGTCCGAGTTGTTTACCCAATTTACGAACTTCCACCATGGCGGCAGGAGTGGCGATGGCGACGTCGAAGTTGGTGAAACCTTCTTTGACTTTGGCAATCAGGTCTTCGAAACCAACAAACTCAGCACCCGCAGCTTTGGCGGCGTCGGCAGCGTCGCCCACGGCGAACACGGCGACTTTGACGCTTTTGCCGGAACCGTTGGGGAGCGGGCAGGTGCCGCGAACCATCTGGTCGGATTTGCGTGGATCAACGCCAAGACGGAATGAGAGCGTGACACTCTGGTCGAACTTGGTGGCGGGAAGTTTTTTGAGGAGTTCAGCGGCTTCTTCAAGCGTGAACTTCTTGTCCGCCGGGATCATCTCGGCGGCCTTCTTGTATCGTTTGCTGCGTTTTTGGCTCATGTTTGGGATGCAGTATTAGCGAATCGTTGTTTCAGGACTCTCCTGCTTGGTTGGGATTACGGATTTGAAATTTGAGATCTCAGATTTGAGATGCTTCGCTCAGTCAATGATCTCGATACCCATCTGACGGGCGGTGCCGGCCATGATGCGGGTGGCGGTTTCGAGGTCGCTGGTGTTCATGTCTTCGATCTTCAACTTGGTCACGTCGCGAAGCTGGGCTTTGGTGAGCTTGGCCACTTTAACTTTGTTGGGCTCTTTGGAACCAGAAGCAAGGTTGGCGGCTTTCTTCAGGAGCACGGAAGCAGGTGGCTGCTTGGTGATGAAGGTGAAGCTTTTGTCCTTATAAACGGAGATGACGGTTGGTAGAATGTCACCGGCGACTTTTTGGGTGGCGGCGTTGAACTCTTTGCAGAAGGCCATGATGTTCACACCAGCCTGACCGAGGGCAGGACCGATGGGTGGCGCTGGGTTGGCGGCGCCGGCTTTGATCTGGAGTTTGATTTGTTTGACGACTTCTTTGGCCATAATGCAGGAGTGTGAACGTTGAAGGAGTAAAGGGGGGCGAGGTTGGTTGGGGGGCTTAACTTAGGCTTTTTCGACCTGCCAGTATTCGAGGTCCACCGGAGTGGAGCGCCCGAAGATGTTGACGGCCACGCGCAGCAGGCCGCGGTCGGGGTCGATTTCTTCGATGATGCCGGTCTGGCTTTCGAAAGGACCATCGGCCACACGAACGTTGTCTCCGACGGAGAACATGACCTTCGGTTTGACACCTTCTTCACGGTCACGGACCTGGGCGAGGAGGCTCTCCACTTCTTTCGGACGAAGCGGAATCGGATGATCTTTGGTGCCGGCGAAATTGAGGAAACCATCGGTCTCCTTGATGAAGTGCCAGGTTTTGACGACCGGCTTGTTGTTCTCGTCGAGCAACCACATGTTGGCGAGGATATAGCCAGGAAACACTTTGCGGGTCGTTTCGCTGCGCTTGCCCTTTTTGACTTCGGCAACGCGTTCGGTGGGGACAACGACCTCAAAAACCAGGTCGCTCATCTCCTCGGTGGCGATGCGGCGCTCCATGTTTTCACGCACACGCTGCTCCAATCCGGCACGGACGTGGAGCACATACCACTGGTCTTTGGGTTCTGGGATGGCGGGCATGGTGGTTTTCGGAGCCGAAAGTTGATTAGCTGATGAAGAACTGGAAAAATTTGCGCATCACGAAGTCGAAAGACGCAGTGAATGCCGCAAGGATGATCATGGCGATGAGCACCACGGTGGTGGCGTCAGTGAGTTCCTTGTAGCGAGCGAACCCTTTTTCTTTGGGGTCCCAAGGCCAGGTGGCTTTTCTGAGCTCAGCCCAGACTTCGGAGAAGTAGCGCGATACACGGTTCATTTTTTCGTCAAGCAAAGAGCAAATTACAAGGTTGGCACGCCAGGTAGGACTCGAACCTACAACCAATGGTTTTGGAGACCACTACTCTACCAATTGAGCTACTGACGTGTTGAAGACTTGACGGAATGCTCAGGATAAATTGAAAGATTTAAATTGCAAGATTTTATGCCATTACCGGGCGACAAGAGCGCCGCAGGACTTTTTGAGCCCTGCGGCGGCATCACCCAAACGGCTTAAAATCAATCGAGGATGTTGGCAACGCGGCCTGCGCCGACGGTGCGTCCACCTTCGCGGATGGCGAATTTGTCAGCTTTGTCCATGGCGATCGGAGTGATGAGCTCGATTTCAACGGTCACGTTGTCACCAGGCATCACCATTTCAACGCCATCAGGAAGCTTGACGGTGCCAGTCACGTCCGTGGTGCGGAAGTAGAACTGTGGACGATAGTTGCTGAAGAAAGGCGTGTGACGGCCACCTTCGTCCTTGGAAAGGACGTAGACTTCGGCTTGGAATTTGCGGTGTGGCTTCACGGAACCGGGCTTGGCAATAACCTGGCCGCGCTCGATGTCGTTTTTCTTGATGCCACGAAGGAGAAGACCAACGTTGTCGCCAGCACGACCTTCGTCGAGAAGCTTGCGGAACATTTCGATGTCAGTGACGGTCGTTTTGACGGTGTCACGGATGCCGATGATTTCGACTTCGGACATCTTTTTCACGATGCCACGCTCCACACGGCCGGTGCAAACGGTGCCACGACCTTCGATCGCGAACACGTCTTCAACTGGCATCAGGAAGTCCTGGTCAATCGGGCGCTCAGGGAGCGGGATGTAGGAGTCAACGGCTTCCATCAATTTGTAGATGTTGGCCTTCTGTTCGGCGTCACCTTCAAGAGCCTTGAGGGCGGAACCTTTGACGATCGGAATGTCGTCGCCAGGGAATTCATACTTGCTGAGGAGTTCGCGAACTTCCATTTCGACGAGGTCGAGGAGTTCTGCGTCGTCCACCATGTCCACTTTGTTCATGAACACGACAAGAGCGGGAACGCCGACCTGACGGGCAAGAAGGATGTGCTCACGGGTCTGAGGCATGGGGCCGTCAGCGGAGGAAACGACAAGGATGCCGCCGTCCATTTGCGCTGCACCGGTGATCATGTTTTTGACGTAGTCAGCGTGCCCTGGGCAGTCGACGTGCGCATAGTGACGATTTTCGGTTTCGTATTCAACGTGAGCCGTGTTGATCGTGATGCCGCGCTCTTTTTCTTCTGGAGCTGCGTCGATCTCGTCATACTTTTTCGCCTGGGCGAAACCTTTTTCGGCCAAGGTGTTCGTGATGGCGGCGGTCAGCGTGGTTTTGCCGTGGTCAACGTGGCCAATCGTGCCGATGTTGACGTGTGGTTTGTTCCTCTGGAAAGCTTCTTTAGCCATGGTGTTGGGTTGTGATTAATGCACGTTTGGGTTTGGAGAGACTGAGCGCGAATCTGAGGGCCGATGGAGCTCGTGAAGGGACTTGAACCCTTGACCTCGTCCTTACCAAGGACGTGCTCTACCACTGAGCTACACGAGCGCACCACTTGCCGTAGAAACGCCTAACTTCAGCGGTAAAAACCAGAAAAATTGCAACCGCACCCCGAGGCGCAAAGACAAAAATTTCCCGCTTTTACCGAAAAAGTGGGGGGCAACCTAATGGTGTTACAGGTTCTGTCAAAAAAATTTCAAAAAAACTTTGAAGTATTTCACGTGGTGGGACAGACGGGGCATAGTTTCACGCGGGACGCTTCATTTCGAACATGTCGCGGGTGCGGGCATACCAGCCGGGACTTTGCATGCGAGCGATGGGATGATAGTTGGCCGGATCGATCAGCCAGCTCCCTGGACTGAAGATGCCGTCGCGGACATGAACGCGGAGAACTTCGCCGATGATCAACCGATTATCGCCAATCTCGAGGATGCCCCAGCTTTTGCATTCGAGCGAAGCGGGCGCTTCCGCAATGCGGGGTGGTTTGACCACCGATGAAGCAACGGCGGTGAGTCCGGCATGTTCAAGCTCGTTCTGACCGGGCGGCAGGGTCGCGGCACAGAGGTTCATCTGCTCCATGATGCCTTCATCGACCAGATTGACGACAAATTCATGCGTGAGCCGAATGTTGCGGGCGGTGTCCTTGGGGACTCCAGGCTCGCGGTCGCCGGGACAGATGCCGACAATAGGCGGGCTGTCGCCGAGCACGTTAAAGAAGCTGAACGGGGCGGCGTTGATGCGTCCCTCGGGATCGATGGTGGTGGTCAACGCGATAGGGCGCGGAGTGACCAGCCCCGCTAGGATCGAGTAGGCGTCTTCGCGATGGGGGCCGGTGAGATCGATTTCCATGTTTAGCTTTACGCCTTGCAGAATTGACGCGCACCCAAAGAATTGGGGTGATTCACCAAGTCTCTCGCGGCGAGGTGTTGTAGGGGTCGGAGGGCGCAGGTTGTCGGCAACGGTCAATGTTTTCCATTGATGGTTATGTTTAAGGAGATAAGCGTAACTTCTTAAAACTCGGCAGGAGATGTTAGAAATCCGGCCCTCCCGAACCGCCAAAACTCCCTTTTTTGTCATCCATGTCAATTCAACGCCTCAATCCCGCTGAGCCTCCGCAACTTTGGACCACCTGCCTGCATGGGGACAAAAGCAGGGCGTCCCGGTGCCCGACCAGGGATTTGCTTCTGGGAGCCATTCCCGGGGAGGGGGTGGGTCCGGAGGTGATTGCCGCCAGCCTTGAGGTGCTGCAAGCCGTCGCATCTGCGACAGGACTGACACTGCAGGTTCGCGAGGGAGGAGCCATTGGAAGGGATGCGGAACGGCAATGTGGACAGGTATTGACCCGGGATGTTGTGGAGTTTTGCCACGAGATTTTTGATGCTGGCGGCGCGGTGCTTTGTGGGCCGGGAGGAGGTCGTTTTGTGTATGATGCAAGGATGGCCTTCGACTTGTTTTTCAAGATCAGTCCGCTGCAAAAGATCAACGGGTTGACGGATATCTGCCGCCTGAAACCGGAATGGGTGCGTGATCTGGATATTCTGGTGGTGCGGGAAAACTGCGGCGGAGCTTATCAGGGAATCTGGCGCGAAA
It encodes:
- the rpoB gene encoding DNA-directed RNA polymerase subunit beta, with amino-acid sequence MSQRINFGKIKEVVEPPNLIEIQIKSYEEFMQKDIAPTKRKDLGLQAVFREVFPIDSYDGKMSLNFTQYEIGEPKLNPLQAIREAESFSAPLYVTYELKDEAGAKQERVYMGELPMMTTRGTFVINGAERVVVSQLHRSPGICFETQQHLNGRWLFGFRIIPDRGTWLEVQFDTNDLLYVYLDRRRRRRKFLATTLLRVIGYPSDEDILKLFYPIEDLKLRENLTEEELASKVIFNDILDGELIVARAYEPLTQGIVRQLIQLGTKHVKCVTATQDDLIIASLRKDPAHDEDEALKEIYRRLRPGDPPTAPNARALVKRLFFDPKRYDLTRVGRYKINQKLGIKVSPDERILTSEDVVSALRYLFKLRAGEGVLDDIDHLGSRRVRAVGELLSNQCRVGLARTERLVKERMTLFDVNMDVMTPQKLINPKALSAVVRDFFARSQLSQFMDQINPLAELTHKRRLSALGPGGLNRDRAGFEVRDVHPSHYGRICPIETPEGPNIGLINSLCSYARINEFGFIETPFRKVENGIVTDKIDYLTADMEENHYVAQANNVIDDKGNFVTEHVTVRYRGDFLEVPPTQTTLMDVSPKQMVSVAASLIPFLEHDDANRALMGSNMMRQGVPLLQAEAPLVGSGMEGKAARDSQSVIVADAPGVVASATADFIITTKDGQLPITEKAFAADPNKVHTDPEKGVHFYPLRKFMRSNAGTCVNQRPLVERGQKIKKGDVIADGPCTDHGELAVGRNMLVAFMPWNGYNFEDAIVISRRVVKEDIYTSIHIEDFEVGARDTKLGPEEITRDIPNVGDEALRNLGADGVVRIGAEVKPGDILVGKITPKSETELAPEERLLRAIFGEKAADVKDTSLRVPSGCTGIVMDVRVSSRTGADKERLSPAEQKKQLKIITEEHKTKVEQLTEQLTEKLSEILLNEKINLDVVNGETGEVIISANKKITKTLLRTLAENYRTVEIDQSPIRNKIMDIIAAFETKFDEADIERERSLDRIEQGEEMESGVIKQVRVFIASKRKLSVGDKMAGRHGNKGVVATIVPEEDMPFLEDGTPVDICLNPLGVPSRMNVGQVLETHLGVAAKALGFTVATPVFDGIKEPKIMEYLAQAKQVPGFEWIGLNGKSKLIDGRTGEAFALEVVVGYIYMLKLAHLVADKIHARAVGPYSLVTQQPLGGKAQYGGQRFGEMEVWALEAYGAAYTLQELLTVKSDDVQGRTRIYESIVKGDNSLEAGTPESFNVLIKEMQSLGLDVKVVNRETGQEEILGGFTPSAAVGM
- the rplL gene encoding 50S ribosomal protein L7/L12; the encoded protein is MADLTKLVDELSALTVLEVAELVKTLEDKWGVSAAAPVAVAAAGGAAGPAEAVAEKTEFDVILTDAGSNKIAAIKEVRAVVPGLGLAEAKALVEKAPQPLAQGVTKEVAEEIKKKIEAAGAKAEIK
- the rplJ gene encoding 50S ribosomal protein L10, whose amino-acid sequence is MKAEKTEMIAALLEKVNASPFLLVVDYTGLTVDKFDELRKRLRGAGAELHVYKNTLVRKASEQAGYPEKLASVLSGQSAFVTGEKDVCAAAKVMKTFAKEFQKPEVKGGVLDGQYLEPSGVQALADLPSREILLAKLLGTLQAPASTLVRLLNEPAASLARVLQAKADKAA
- the rplA gene encoding 50S ribosomal protein L1, with the translated sequence MSQKRSKRYKKAAEMIPADKKFTLEEAAELLKKLPATKFDQSVTLSFRLGVDPRKSDQMVRGTCPLPNGSGKSVKVAVFAVGDAADAAKAAGAEFVGFEDLIAKVKEGFTNFDVAIATPAAMVEVRKLGKQLGPRGLMPNPKTGTVTDDTAAAVNAVKAGRADFKLDKGGNIAAAIGKTAFTPEQLAQNGQALIDAVVRARPATARGKFIQNITLTGTMSPALPLDVAKYVKSAA
- the rplK gene encoding 50S ribosomal protein L11 is translated as MAKEVVKQIKLQIKAGAANPAPPIGPALGQAGVNIMAFCKEFNAATQKVAGDILPTVISVYKDKSFTFITKQPPASVLLKKAANLASGSKEPNKVKVAKLTKAQLRDVTKLKIEDMNTSDLETATRIMAGTARQMGIEIID
- the nusG gene encoding transcription termination/antitermination protein NusG, coding for MPAIPEPKDQWYVLHVRAGLEQRVRENMERRIATEEMSDLVFEVVVPTERVAEVKKGKRSETTRKVFPGYILANMWLLDENNKPVVKTWHFIKETDGFLNFAGTKDHPIPLRPKEVESLLAQVRDREEGVKPKVMFSVGDNVRVADGPFESQTGIIEEIDPDRGLLRVAVNIFGRSTPVDLEYWQVEKA
- a CDS encoding preprotein translocase subunit SecE — protein: MNRVSRYFSEVWAELRKATWPWDPKEKGFARYKELTDATTVVLIAMIILAAFTASFDFVMRKFFQFFIS
- the tuf gene encoding elongation factor Tu, with amino-acid sequence MAKEAFQRNKPHVNIGTIGHVDHGKTTLTAAITNTLAEKGFAQAKKYDEIDAAPEEKERGITINTAHVEYETENRHYAHVDCPGHADYVKNMITGAAQMDGGILVVSSADGPMPQTREHILLARQVGVPALVVFMNKVDMVDDAELLDLVEMEVRELLSKYEFPGDDIPIVKGSALKALEGDAEQKANIYKLMEAVDSYIPLPERPIDQDFLMPVEDVFAIEGRGTVCTGRVERGIVKKMSEVEIIGIRDTVKTTVTDIEMFRKLLDEGRAGDNVGLLLRGIKKNDIERGQVIAKPGSVKPHRKFQAEVYVLSKDEGGRHTPFFSNYRPQFYFRTTDVTGTVKLPDGVEMVMPGDNVTVEIELITPIAMDKADKFAIREGGRTVGAGRVANILD
- a CDS encoding flavin reductase family protein produces the protein MEIDLTGPHREDAYSILAGLVTPRPIALTTTIDPEGRINAAPFSFFNVLGDSPPIVGICPGDREPGVPKDTARNIRLTHEFVVNLVDEGIMEQMNLCAATLPPGQNELEHAGLTAVASSVVKPPRIAEAPASLECKSWGILEIGDNRLIIGEVLRVHVRDGIFSPGSWLIDPANYHPIARMQSPGWYARTRDMFEMKRPA